The Marinilabiliales bacterium genome contains the following window.
TGCAGATAGCCGCGCCCCCGATCATGCCGGCGGCAATTCCTTCCCTGGTAGCCCCCTTCCAGAAAAGCGACATGACAAGCGCAGGCCCGAACGCTGCACCCAGTCCCCCCCACGCAAAAAGCACCAGCCAGAAAACCAGGTCCTCTGCAACCCATGCAAGCATAAGCGCAAGAATGCCGGAAAGTATGACAACCGCCCTGCTCAGGTACATTTTCCGCTTCTCATCAATCTGCCTTTTCCGGGCAATAACCTTTTCGTAAAGATCCCTTGCAAAGGTCGATGCCACGACCAGGAGCTGGGAGTCGGCCGTTGAGAGAATAGCGGCAAACACCCCTCCCACAAGCAGTCCGTACAGTACAGGCCCGAAGTAACCCGAAGAGAGCACCAGGTATATCATCTCAGGGTCCTCATCGGGCAGGCGGCTGATCTCCGGCACAAGCAGACGCCCGACAAGTCCGATGCTCACCGCCCCGATACCCAGGATAATGTTCCAGCAGGTGCCGAATATGGCCGAATATTTAAGCTGCACGGGGTCCTTGATCGACATGTACCTTATCACCATATGGGGCTGTCCGGGCGAACCCAGTCCGATCCCTATGAACCCGATGATAACACCGGCGCCCAGCGAGAACAGGTCCAGGTGAGCGGGGCTCAGGCCCATGAGCATCTCCCGTAAAATCCCAATCCCGCCTATATTAACGATCCCCACTACCGGCAGCACCACGAGCCCCACGAGCATTATAAGAGCCCTCACCACATCATTGTATGCCACGGCCACATAACCC
Protein-coding sequences here:
- a CDS encoding sodium/proline symporter, which encodes MAEDIYDKLSDPLALTIFIITLLIPVAVGLLAMLRTRSQSDFFIGGRTMSAFVVGLSAVSSGRSSWLVLGVSGMAYVSGVGAIWAIVGYTMVEAWQFIYLGRRLRKETQRYDSITLLDYFESRFNDKTRLLRITGVVIMIIFITAYVAAQFNAGAKSLSTAMDMPLALSLVISGLLVMIYMVLGGYVAVAYNDVVRALIMLVGLVVLPVVGIVNIGGIGILREMLMGLSPAHLDLFSLGAGVIIGFIGIGLGSPGQPHMVIRYMSIKDPVQLKYSAIFGTCWNIILGIGAVSIGLVGRLLVPEISRLPDEDPEMIYLVLSSGYFGPVLYGLLVGGVFAAILSTADSQLLVVASTFARDLYEKVIARKRQIDEKRKMYLSRAVVILSGILALMLAWVAEDLVFWLVLFAWGGLGAAFGPALVMSLFWKGATREGIAAGMIGGAAICIGWYLLFKEQTGVYELIPAFPGAVILIVVVSLLTRRRG